In one Legionella clemsonensis genomic region, the following are encoded:
- a CDS encoding DMT family transporter, with amino-acid sequence MNKHTLLSLWILILLGFIWGSGYTLAKYAMTHDVPALGYAFWQSAGPALLLTLLCLLTGNTAIFQWKYWSYFLICGLVGITIPNTNMYFIASHIPAGLLAVLVNTVPLLVYPMALLVKQEYFDSWRMMALVIGVSGILLIIGPTFYGLLSGWALLALLSPFAFALCSIYITAKQPSSMTALEAATGMLLASTLLLFPLIVQQQSFYSLAGSFTLVKQVILLEIILSSLGYLLFFSLLRLAGPVFYSLTGGMVALTGLFWGFIVFHEIPNRVQVLAIFMIVFALFLLSWRQSKQLQEAM; translated from the coding sequence GTGAACAAACACACCTTACTTTCTCTGTGGATTCTAATTCTGTTAGGATTTATTTGGGGTTCCGGCTACACACTGGCGAAATATGCAATGACTCATGACGTACCCGCGTTAGGTTATGCCTTTTGGCAATCTGCAGGCCCTGCTTTATTATTAACTTTACTTTGCCTACTCACAGGCAACACCGCTATTTTTCAGTGGAAGTATTGGTCTTATTTTTTAATTTGCGGATTAGTAGGTATTACTATTCCCAACACTAATATGTACTTCATAGCCAGTCATATCCCTGCAGGCCTGCTTGCTGTTTTGGTCAATACGGTGCCTTTGCTCGTTTATCCAATGGCATTACTTGTAAAGCAGGAATATTTTGATAGCTGGCGCATGATGGCTTTAGTTATTGGTGTTTCCGGCATTTTATTAATTATAGGCCCTACCTTTTATGGTCTCTTATCGGGGTGGGCTTTGTTGGCATTACTTAGTCCTTTTGCCTTCGCTCTTTGCTCAATCTACATCACGGCTAAACAACCCTCCTCAATGACAGCCCTTGAAGCAGCAACGGGGATGCTATTGGCATCAACCTTGTTGCTTTTTCCTCTCATTGTTCAGCAACAGTCGTTTTATTCTTTGGCAGGCTCCTTTACCCTGGTAAAGCAGGTCATTTTATTGGAAATCATCTTATCAAGCTTGGGGTATTTGCTCTTTTTTAGCCTTCTTCGTTTAGCCGGCCCCGTTTTTTACAGCTTAACGGGTGGCATGGTGGCCTTAACCGGGTTATTTTGGGGGTTTATTGTTTTTCATGAAATTCCTAATCGTGTACAAGTACTGGCTATCTTTATGATAGTATTTGCCCTTTTTCTGTTATCATGGCGACAATCCAAACAATTGCAGGAGGCCATGTGA
- a CDS encoding rhodanese-like domain-containing protein, giving the protein MSENNITVTVQELKQRWDENPSLCLIDVRELHEWQHNRIPGAIHIPKDELLQRIGALVADLNEPIYLHCKSGVRSLYAAGCLLEKGYKNVYSVNGGIIEWVMSGYPVEEK; this is encoded by the coding sequence ATGAGCGAAAATAATATAACTGTTACTGTACAAGAATTAAAGCAACGATGGGATGAAAATCCCTCTTTGTGCCTCATTGATGTCCGGGAGCTCCACGAATGGCAACATAATCGAATTCCTGGTGCCATTCATATTCCTAAAGATGAACTTCTGCAACGCATTGGAGCGCTTGTTGCCGATTTAAATGAGCCTATTTACCTTCACTGTAAAAGCGGAGTTCGCTCACTTTATGCAGCAGGTTGTTTATTGGAGAAAGGGTATAAAAACGTTTATTCAGTAAATGGGGGTATTATTGAGTGGGTAATGTCAGGTTATCCAGTTGAAGAAAAATAA
- a CDS encoding alkaline phosphatase family protein: protein MKKALTLSLLLITTLVSAATKPKLVVQLVIDQLRGDLISRYQHKFGPDGFNYLLSHGLDYQNAHHPHANTVTCAGHATIATGSYPALHGIVSNEWYDRKTKSEINCVEDLQSILLPTARSRKPLAGRSPRNLMASTLSDEIVLAQIGQAFAVSLKDRAAITLAGHAGKAFWFDKENGGFITSKYYYSTYPVWVNDWNKHYEAKEITWQLSAPVANYTYAKTPVFKNRFQEFGTTFPHHSGSPQSETYYKFFSMTPYADELTADFAINLLVNEKLGRADGKVDYLGISFSAVDVIGHQFGPNSLESEDNLLRLDKTLAKLLAAIDKQVGLDDTLIVLTADHGVSDSPAYLAAHHIKENHSLKLPQMQEIIEQTLVKHFQLPAKALQAISLPYIYLNHEIINEHQLSNRQVSAYLAETLRQHVGIFQAYPMPLANTEHDWLSAKVDKMAFPDRSGDIYLVPPPYQALADKSEQRVAHGTPWQYDSYVPLLFVNGKFKTKHITRPVNTTDIASTLAVILSIKSPSASVGQPLTEVIETFEKNA from the coding sequence ATGAAAAAAGCCTTAACTCTCTCTTTGTTATTAATAACTACTCTGGTTTCAGCAGCGACCAAACCCAAATTGGTTGTTCAACTTGTCATTGATCAATTAAGGGGAGATTTAATCAGTCGCTATCAGCATAAATTTGGTCCCGATGGGTTTAATTACCTCTTAAGCCATGGTCTTGATTACCAGAACGCTCACCACCCACACGCCAATACCGTCACTTGTGCAGGACATGCCACGATTGCTACAGGCAGTTATCCCGCCTTGCATGGCATTGTAAGCAATGAATGGTATGACAGAAAAACAAAATCAGAGATTAATTGCGTGGAAGATTTGCAAAGTATCCTCTTACCGACTGCCCGCTCACGAAAACCCTTAGCGGGTCGCTCACCACGCAACTTAATGGCTTCTACCTTAAGCGATGAAATCGTATTGGCACAAATTGGTCAGGCTTTTGCTGTGTCATTAAAAGATCGCGCTGCCATCACTTTGGCAGGTCATGCTGGAAAAGCCTTTTGGTTTGACAAAGAAAATGGTGGATTTATTACCAGTAAATATTACTATTCAACCTATCCTGTATGGGTTAATGATTGGAATAAGCACTATGAAGCCAAAGAGATAACTTGGCAATTAAGTGCTCCTGTGGCCAATTATACTTATGCCAAAACACCTGTGTTTAAAAACCGTTTTCAGGAGTTTGGAACGACTTTCCCACATCATTCAGGTTCTCCTCAATCAGAAACTTATTACAAGTTTTTCTCAATGACCCCTTACGCTGACGAATTAACTGCTGATTTTGCCATTAATCTGCTGGTTAATGAAAAACTCGGCAGAGCTGACGGAAAAGTAGATTATTTAGGCATTAGTTTTTCTGCCGTTGATGTGATTGGCCATCAATTTGGGCCTAATAGCCTTGAGTCGGAGGATAATCTTTTAAGATTGGATAAAACCTTGGCCAAATTACTGGCGGCCATCGACAAACAGGTGGGTCTGGATGATACCTTAATCGTGTTAACCGCCGATCATGGCGTGAGTGATTCTCCCGCTTATTTGGCAGCGCATCATATTAAAGAGAACCATTCTTTAAAGCTGCCACAAATGCAGGAGATTATTGAACAAACACTCGTTAAACATTTTCAACTGCCTGCCAAGGCATTACAAGCTATCTCCTTACCCTATATTTACCTGAATCATGAAATCATTAATGAACATCAATTGTCTAATCGTCAGGTTAGTGCTTATTTGGCAGAAACGTTGCGTCAACACGTGGGCATTTTTCAGGCTTACCCCATGCCATTGGCAAATACCGAACACGATTGGCTCAGTGCGAAAGTGGACAAAATGGCATTTCCTGATCGCTCAGGAGATATTTATCTCGTTCCCCCGCCTTATCAAGCCTTGGCCGATAAAAGTGAGCAGCGTGTAGCCCATGGGACTCCCTGGCAATATGATAGCTATGTCCCTTTATTGTTTGTCAATGGCAAGTTTAAAACAAAACATATCACAAGGCCTGTCAATACCACGGATATTGCCTCTACTTTAGCGGTTATTTTGTCAATTAAATCTCCCTCCGCCTCCGTAGGGCAACCCCTAACAGAGGTGATTGAAACATTCGAAAAGAATGCTTGA
- the htpX gene encoding zinc metalloprotease HtpX: MNNVKTFILLAALTALLLVIGNLLGGRAGLILALGFAVIMNFSAYWFSDTIVLKMYNAQPLDMSHPVYRIVRELSQRAQIPMPKVYVVDNPTPNAFATGRNPEHASIAVTTGLLTRLTEEELTGVLAHEISHVTHRDTLISVIAATLAGAISGIANMFMWTSMFSHGDEERPNGFVALLMMILAPLAAALVQMAVSRSREYEADTAGAKLCGHPLWLASALGKLEMANQQGQFHQAETHPTTAHLFIVNPLSSEHLSSLFATHPPIGERIKRLQEMAGGYR; the protein is encoded by the coding sequence ATGAACAATGTAAAAACTTTTATCTTACTGGCGGCGCTAACGGCCTTATTGTTGGTTATTGGTAATTTATTAGGCGGGAGAGCAGGGTTAATACTGGCTCTAGGCTTTGCCGTTATCATGAATTTTAGTGCTTATTGGTTCTCTGATACTATTGTTTTAAAGATGTACAATGCGCAACCGTTAGATATGAGTCATCCCGTTTATCGCATTGTCAGAGAATTGTCACAACGCGCGCAAATTCCCATGCCCAAAGTTTATGTCGTGGATAATCCCACTCCAAATGCCTTTGCAACGGGCCGCAATCCAGAACATGCAAGTATCGCGGTTACCACAGGTCTTTTAACCCGCTTAACAGAAGAAGAATTAACAGGGGTTTTGGCCCATGAAATCTCTCACGTGACCCATCGTGATACCTTAATTAGTGTCATTGCTGCCACGTTAGCAGGGGCAATCAGCGGGATTGCCAATATGTTTATGTGGACTTCCATGTTTAGTCATGGTGACGAAGAAAGACCCAATGGTTTCGTGGCATTGCTCATGATGATTCTAGCTCCTTTGGCAGCTGCACTTGTACAAATGGCCGTTTCTCGTTCACGAGAATATGAGGCGGATACAGCAGGGGCCAAATTGTGCGGACACCCTTTATGGTTAGCCAGTGCCCTGGGTAAGCTGGAAATGGCTAATCAGCAAGGTCAATTTCATCAGGCTGAGACCCATCCAACAACCGCCCATCTATTTATCGTGAACCCCTTAAGCAGTGAACACTTGTCCAGCTTATTTGCCACGCATCCCCCCATAGGTGAGCGCATTAAACGTTTACAGGAAATGGCTGGGGGTTACCGTTAA
- a CDS encoding phosphosulfolactate synthase, giving the protein MESKRYERAFAFVNLKQLPPKPRRTGLIEIRGPYYEAFTINQLKDLLNTWGYYIDGFKFAGGTQALLDKKTVKSFTNLAHEHQVYVNTGGFIERILIQDVSLIDAYLEETQQLGFDVVEISSGMFQHADDFTLADQIKLVNKIEKAGLKAKPEITIMSGVGGGVKEIGYQQKVKAIKTKAQLLEEAERFFDAGAFMLMVESEGITEGIKDVNDWRSDIIFSLIERFGHEKLMFEVSPEDDEARQTFKWYLKNVSLEINLMMNAKNIVEFNAWRLHLWGDRELWNNKKINLTGNS; this is encoded by the coding sequence ATGGAGAGCAAACGTTATGAAAGAGCATTTGCTTTTGTTAATTTAAAGCAACTGCCACCCAAACCCCGCCGTACCGGGCTCATTGAAATTAGAGGACCTTATTATGAAGCCTTTACTATCAATCAACTTAAAGATCTATTAAACACTTGGGGTTATTATATTGACGGGTTTAAGTTTGCCGGAGGGACGCAAGCCTTATTGGATAAAAAAACTGTTAAATCATTCACCAACCTTGCTCATGAACATCAAGTCTATGTCAATACCGGCGGATTTATAGAACGCATTCTCATTCAAGATGTTTCCCTGATTGATGCATACCTTGAAGAAACCCAACAATTAGGATTTGATGTGGTTGAAATATCAAGCGGTATGTTTCAACATGCTGATGATTTCACGCTTGCTGATCAAATTAAACTGGTAAATAAAATTGAAAAAGCAGGGTTAAAAGCGAAACCTGAAATCACTATTATGAGCGGTGTAGGCGGAGGCGTTAAGGAAATTGGTTATCAACAAAAAGTCAAAGCAATTAAAACTAAAGCTCAACTACTAGAAGAAGCAGAACGTTTTTTTGATGCAGGTGCTTTTATGCTAATGGTTGAGTCAGAAGGTATTACTGAAGGCATAAAAGACGTCAATGATTGGCGTAGCGATATTATTTTTTCCTTAATAGAACGGTTTGGGCACGAGAAATTGATGTTTGAAGTATCCCCGGAAGATGATGAAGCGCGCCAAACATTTAAATGGTATTTAAAAAATGTGAGCCTTGAGATTAATCTAATGATGAATGCTAAAAATATAGTCGAGTTCAATGCCTGGCGACTGCACTTATGGGGTGACCGCGAATTGTGGAACAATAAAAAAATTAATCTTACAGGCAACAGCTGA
- a CDS encoding bifunctional transcriptional activator/DNA repair enzyme AdaA — protein sequence MLTDTTKKNYYQALLDKNTEYDGIFYVAVKTTGIFCRPSCPARKPKFKHCEFYQTAQEALLASYRPCKRCRPLSHPHQVSATVQLLVEAVELNPTKRWKDKDFDELSIDASTARRQFKKRFGMTFVEYARARRLGLALKQIRQGDSIIEAQLEVGFESGSGFRDAFTKIMGGPPSFSRKECQILKASWLDTPLGPMLAIADEEVLHLLEFVDRRGLEREVERVRQRLKAAVIPGTTLPINSIAQELKAYFKGSLQLFKTPIALLGSPFQKKVWEALRLIPYGETRSYREQAIALNRATASRAVANANGANQLAIIVPCHRIINSNGDLGGYGGGLARKRWLIEHERKYAV from the coding sequence ATGCTCACTGACACGACTAAAAAAAATTATTATCAGGCTTTACTGGATAAAAATACCGAGTATGATGGCATTTTTTATGTCGCGGTTAAAACGACAGGGATTTTTTGTCGACCAAGCTGTCCCGCGAGAAAGCCAAAATTTAAGCACTGTGAATTTTATCAAACAGCCCAGGAGGCATTGTTGGCTTCCTACCGTCCTTGTAAACGCTGCCGTCCTCTTTCGCATCCCCATCAAGTATCAGCGACAGTTCAATTATTGGTCGAGGCAGTAGAGCTAAATCCAACAAAACGATGGAAAGATAAAGATTTTGATGAATTATCCATTGACGCATCCACAGCCCGCCGACAATTTAAAAAACGATTTGGCATGACCTTTGTGGAATATGCGCGCGCAAGGCGCTTAGGCTTGGCGTTAAAACAAATTCGTCAGGGTGATTCCATTATTGAGGCACAGTTAGAGGTTGGATTTGAATCGGGTAGTGGTTTTCGGGATGCCTTTACAAAAATTATGGGGGGGCCTCCTTCTTTTTCCAGGAAAGAATGTCAAATTTTAAAAGCATCCTGGTTAGATACCCCTTTAGGACCAATGTTGGCTATAGCCGATGAAGAAGTACTTCATCTTTTAGAGTTCGTAGATAGGCGTGGTCTGGAGCGAGAGGTCGAACGAGTAAGGCAACGGCTAAAAGCAGCGGTTATTCCAGGAACGACATTACCAATTAACAGCATTGCACAAGAATTAAAAGCTTACTTTAAAGGTAGTCTGCAATTATTTAAAACACCTATAGCCTTGCTAGGAAGTCCTTTTCAAAAAAAGGTCTGGGAAGCATTACGCCTTATCCCTTATGGAGAAACTCGCAGTTATCGCGAACAGGCGATAGCCTTAAACCGTGCTACCGCTTCTCGGGCAGTAGCCAATGCGAATGGTGCTAATCAACTGGCTATCATTGTCCCTTGTCATCGAATTATTAACAGCAATGGCGATTTAGGCGGTTACGGCGGAGGTTTGGCTCGTAAGCGCTGGCTCATTGAGCATGAGAGGAAATACGCTGTCTAA
- a CDS encoding class I SAM-dependent methyltransferase yields the protein MKLFAKLLEATLLPERKDGFLFPFPQSFLFYDVKIDHPNQFLIHGEPVRKLRLLYQSQNQHNPLLPSPAACYIHYEHGKKEVRSIDPDKVQEVLKSFRKYSGNSIQTFSRMNEDQLNWQENSMRCVYQQQTKDPEVFYTELHEKIITGIEMIAARESLQRLNIVDGGCGDGKLLKKIEGRFSGNITFKMKLLGFDFNQENVAACRQNYAGQCNFIEGDLLQIQRLIQDSKAKGWINPDWPILLTLSGSLTRLVLKNGFDASHVLMQTSASQVNYLVGGGVGEPLTTSWMLKQVGYKSNPIPVSEGHHFFSYQQQQRLDFLAAKLARLQKTNRLELALCPNPVEALLAMQPYLQHDSSIDLSFLPLTKELIEALTKVLELRPTLKLIFWHPQQEAVKQFLEHFFLKAEVTVKILKQDATLLSSHRFYTLLKGANPTDFIDYETIYQFILGYFDKALSMERINYEKCEMVLMHKIIKSITEPNTIVLKETDDDRPRVLVITKSAEDEELIKNYFFNFIASCEKEIMANNLRMLPLVIFWYQKGFNLGSPFGDYDVQEVNRFIPEINLYAYLAKHHTKKFDNKAMEMLAKWTIMTKTKPDSEARKAGMAELELLWPTESNTSSLGYTG from the coding sequence ATGAAATTATTTGCAAAGCTACTCGAAGCTACCTTACTTCCAGAGAGAAAAGACGGATTTCTTTTTCCTTTCCCACAATCATTCTTATTTTACGATGTAAAAATAGATCACCCGAACCAATTTTTAATTCACGGAGAACCAGTCAGGAAATTAAGATTACTTTATCAATCCCAAAATCAGCACAATCCCCTTCTTCCCTCTCCTGCAGCATGCTATATCCATTATGAACATGGCAAAAAAGAAGTGAGGTCAATCGACCCGGATAAAGTGCAAGAAGTATTGAAATCTTTCAGAAAATATTCGGGTAATTCAATTCAAACCTTCTCTAGGATGAATGAAGATCAGCTGAATTGGCAAGAAAATTCAATGCGATGTGTTTATCAACAACAAACGAAAGACCCAGAGGTATTTTATACAGAGTTACATGAAAAAATTATAACCGGTATTGAAATGATAGCCGCCCGGGAAAGTTTACAAAGATTGAATATTGTCGATGGTGGCTGTGGTGATGGGAAACTTTTAAAAAAAATAGAAGGGAGATTCTCTGGAAATATAACATTTAAAATGAAATTGCTGGGATTTGATTTTAACCAGGAAAATGTTGCAGCATGCCGTCAGAACTATGCAGGTCAGTGCAATTTTATTGAAGGTGATTTGTTACAAATTCAGAGGCTCATCCAGGATTCTAAAGCGAAAGGATGGATTAATCCTGACTGGCCTATCCTCCTAACGTTATCCGGTTCATTAACCCGTCTGGTTTTAAAAAATGGTTTTGATGCCAGTCATGTATTAATGCAAACGTCTGCAAGTCAAGTCAACTACTTAGTAGGGGGCGGTGTAGGTGAACCTTTGACTACTTCCTGGATGCTAAAACAGGTTGGCTACAAGAGCAATCCTATACCTGTAAGCGAAGGCCATCATTTTTTCTCCTATCAACAACAGCAAAGATTAGACTTTCTCGCAGCAAAACTGGCCAGACTACAAAAAACCAATAGGCTAGAGCTGGCGCTTTGCCCGAATCCCGTAGAAGCATTATTGGCGATGCAACCTTATTTACAACATGATTCATCAATAGATTTATCATTCTTGCCTTTAACGAAAGAGCTTATAGAGGCTTTAACCAAGGTTCTCGAATTACGTCCTACATTAAAATTGATTTTTTGGCATCCTCAACAAGAGGCGGTCAAACAATTTTTGGAACATTTTTTTCTAAAAGCAGAAGTGACCGTAAAAATTCTCAAACAAGATGCAACTTTGCTTTCTTCTCATCGATTTTATACGCTTTTAAAAGGGGCTAACCCTACAGATTTCATTGATTATGAAACCATTTATCAATTTATTCTGGGTTATTTTGATAAAGCCCTTTCCATGGAAAGGATAAACTATGAGAAATGCGAAATGGTTTTGATGCATAAAATCATTAAAAGTATCACTGAGCCAAACACCATTGTGCTGAAGGAAACGGATGATGATAGACCACGAGTACTTGTTATTACCAAAAGTGCAGAAGATGAGGAACTTATTAAAAACTATTTTTTTAATTTTATTGCCTCTTGCGAAAAAGAAATCATGGCAAATAATTTAAGGATGCTACCGCTGGTTATATTTTGGTATCAAAAGGGATTTAATTTAGGCTCCCCCTTCGGTGACTATGATGTCCAAGAGGTTAATCGTTTTATACCCGAAATTAATCTTTATGCCTATTTAGCGAAACACCACACTAAAAAATTTGACAATAAAGCAATGGAAATGTTGGCAAAATGGACCATCATGACTAAAACAAAACCCGATTCTGAAGCACGGAAAGCAGGTATGGCAGAATTGGAATTGCTATGGCCTACTGAGAGTAACACATCCTCTTTAGGATATACAGGCTAA
- a CDS encoding CorA family divalent cation transporter — MNFKFMPELSWKWGYLFAIVLMICSGFFSYLFFKCKR; from the coding sequence ATGAATTTTAAATTCATGCCGGAACTATCCTGGAAATGGGGTTATCTCTTTGCCATCGTACTTATGATTTGTTCTGGGTTTTTCTCCTACTTATTTTTTAAATGCAAAAGATGA
- a CDS encoding rhodanese-like domain-containing protein, translating into MGQLGQFIINHWVLWLALIIILLLIFINEAQAQKKRAKELSPQAAVDYINHKEAVVIDLRDVETFRKGHIVDAIRASHKDFDEQRMDKYKERPIILVCARGLQSAQLATKLREKGFSEPLVLAGGIAAWQAADLPMVKGK; encoded by the coding sequence ATGGGGCAGCTCGGGCAATTCATTATAAATCATTGGGTACTTTGGCTTGCGTTAATTATTATTTTACTTTTAATCTTTATTAACGAAGCACAAGCTCAAAAAAAGCGGGCTAAAGAATTGTCACCCCAGGCAGCTGTTGATTACATTAATCATAAAGAGGCAGTTGTTATTGATTTACGTGATGTAGAAACTTTCCGCAAAGGTCATATTGTTGATGCTATCCGTGCCAGCCATAAAGATTTCGATGAGCAACGCATGGATAAGTATAAGGAAAGACCAATAATTCTTGTTTGTGCACGCGGTTTGCAATCAGCTCAGCTGGCAACAAAATTACGCGAGAAAGGGTTCTCAGAGCCGCTAGTATTAGCTGGCGGTATTGCCGCATGGCAAGCGGCTGATCTTCCCATGGTTAAAGGAAAATAA
- the grxC gene encoding glutaredoxin 3: MADVIMYSTAYCPYCARARDLLDKKGVTYTDIRIDNEPDKRDEMITKSGRRTVPQIFINGQHIGGCDDIYELERQGHLDKLLRG; encoded by the coding sequence ATGGCTGATGTAATTATGTACAGTACTGCCTATTGCCCCTATTGTGCGCGGGCTCGAGATCTATTAGATAAAAAGGGAGTTACCTATACTGACATTCGTATTGATAATGAACCTGACAAACGTGATGAAATGATTACTAAAAGCGGTCGACGCACAGTACCACAGATATTTATTAACGGTCAGCATATTGGTGGTTGTGATGATATATATGAGCTGGAAAGACAAGGGCATTTAGATAAACTTTTACGAGGATAA
- the secB gene encoding protein-export chaperone SecB has product MTDQTSNTQQQEAQFMIQRVYMKDSSFEAPNTPAIFQQKWEPELSLDLNTQNTQLEQDVYEVVLTVTATVKNQGTNAFLAEVKQAGIFTIQGPSKDQLDHLLNSFCPNILFPYAREAITSQVIRGSFPQLVLAPINFDALYMQQMEEKQKAAKEQVEKTH; this is encoded by the coding sequence ATGACAGATCAAACAAGTAATACACAACAGCAAGAAGCCCAATTCATGATTCAACGTGTGTACATGAAGGATTCTTCTTTCGAAGCACCCAATACACCAGCCATTTTCCAGCAAAAATGGGAACCGGAATTATCTTTGGATCTAAATACGCAGAATACGCAGCTCGAGCAAGATGTCTATGAAGTAGTCCTTACTGTTACAGCCACTGTTAAAAATCAGGGCACTAATGCTTTTTTAGCTGAAGTAAAACAAGCTGGCATCTTTACTATTCAAGGTCCTTCAAAAGATCAACTCGATCATTTGCTCAATAGTTTCTGCCCCAATATTCTTTTCCCTTATGCACGTGAAGCAATTACATCACAAGTTATTCGTGGCAGCTTCCCTCAGTTAGTATTAGCGCCAATTAATTTTGATGCTTTATACATGCAACAAATGGAAGAGAAACAGAAGGCTGCCAAAGAACAAGTTGAAAAAACACATTAA
- a CDS encoding NAD(P)H-dependent glycerol-3-phosphate dehydrogenase → MKAKAIAILGAGSWGTAVAIHLANCGNPVMLWAHNPQHVQEMLAEHCNRRYLPDVSFPGSLVPVADLEQCLEQATEVIIAVPSHAFASLLAQIPRPSHGLSWLTKGIDPVTNQLPSQLVAERWGEEFPVNIISGPSFAREVANFLPTALTLAGNNKDYQKRIRSLLHHENIRVYLSNDGVGIQLCGAVKNVLAIACGISDGLGYGANAKAALITRGLAEMTRLGIKMGAKEETFMGLAGVGDLVLTCTDDQSRNRRFGLFLGRGISVLEATQQIGQVVEGKHNAAQVCSLAAKFHTEMPICAQVNAVLEGMITPQQATQNLMNRSPREE, encoded by the coding sequence ATGAAAGCAAAAGCGATTGCCATACTTGGAGCCGGCTCTTGGGGAACTGCCGTTGCAATCCATCTGGCCAATTGTGGTAATCCTGTCATGTTGTGGGCTCATAACCCACAACATGTACAAGAAATGCTAGCAGAACACTGCAATCGACGTTATTTACCGGATGTTTCTTTCCCTGGCTCACTTGTTCCTGTGGCCGACCTGGAACAATGTCTTGAACAAGCAACTGAAGTGATTATAGCCGTTCCTTCTCATGCCTTTGCCAGTTTACTCGCTCAGATTCCCAGACCTTCTCATGGATTATCCTGGTTAACTAAGGGAATAGATCCCGTTACCAATCAATTACCGAGTCAGTTAGTTGCTGAGCGTTGGGGAGAAGAGTTTCCGGTTAATATTATCTCTGGGCCCTCTTTCGCACGAGAAGTAGCTAATTTTCTACCCACCGCATTAACCTTAGCCGGCAATAATAAAGATTATCAAAAAAGGATTCGTTCACTACTGCACCATGAGAATATCAGGGTCTATTTAAGTAATGACGGGGTGGGTATTCAGTTATGTGGGGCCGTAAAAAATGTTTTAGCCATTGCTTGTGGTATTAGCGATGGTTTAGGTTATGGCGCTAACGCAAAAGCAGCTTTAATAACTCGAGGTCTTGCTGAAATGACTCGCCTGGGAATTAAAATGGGAGCCAAGGAAGAAACGTTTATGGGTTTGGCAGGCGTGGGGGATCTGGTGTTAACCTGTACAGATGATCAGTCGCGAAATCGCCGGTTTGGTCTTTTTTTAGGACGAGGAATTAGTGTTTTGGAGGCGACGCAACAAATAGGACAAGTTGTAGAAGGAAAGCATAATGCTGCTCAGGTTTGTTCACTTGCTGCAAAATTTCACACTGAAATGCCGATTTGCGCCCAGGTGAATGCTGTGTTAGAAGGAATGATTACTCCACAACAAGCAACACAGAATTTAATGAATCGCTCTCCACGCGAGGAATAA
- a CDS encoding DUF922 domain-containing Zn-dependent protease, whose product MQQLIVYLLLLFTTAPAFANPAIFKTKKFYTISGNNEEELRQQMNALGPKINEAHFDAQTIWHIGWHYTWQIDNPSQNPCYIIHNSVTATITLLLPRWINQTSAPADLKNKWAHYLIALENHEKQHEINGINAAKAIEYALLKIPAMPNCKALKEKIDETAKAILNQHHLWDQQYDSETLHGKNQGATFP is encoded by the coding sequence ATGCAACAATTGATTGTATACCTCCTTCTGCTTTTTACCACTGCCCCAGCCTTTGCTAATCCTGCAATTTTTAAAACGAAAAAATTCTATACCATTTCAGGAAATAATGAAGAAGAATTACGTCAGCAAATGAATGCGCTAGGACCTAAGATTAATGAGGCGCATTTTGATGCGCAGACCATCTGGCATATTGGATGGCATTATACCTGGCAGATTGATAACCCCTCACAAAATCCTTGTTACATTATCCATAATAGTGTTACCGCCACCATCACCCTTCTGCTCCCTCGTTGGATTAACCAGACCTCGGCTCCAGCAGACTTAAAAAATAAGTGGGCACATTATTTAATTGCCTTGGAAAATCATGAAAAACAACATGAAATTAATGGAATAAACGCAGCAAAGGCGATTGAATATGCTTTATTAAAAATTCCTGCAATGCCCAACTGTAAAGCATTAAAAGAAAAAATTGACGAAACAGCAAAGGCAATTCTGAATCAACATCACCTTTGGGATCAACAGTATGATAGTGAGACTCTCCATGGAAAAAATCAAGGTGCGACTTTTCCCTGA